DNA sequence from the SAR324 cluster bacterium genome:
GTGATCCGTTTTTTCTGTCACGAGTACCTGACCCCGTTGAGGTCGTACGGGCACCTTGATGCCCACCAGAGCAGACAACTTGGTGGTAGCCAAGCCGCTGGCGATCACGAGTTTTCTGGTTGAGAATCTTGTTGTGTTGGTCTGAATCAGGAAACCATCGTTGTTGTACTCAATCGTCTGTACATCTGCACTTGGGAAGAACTGTCCCTTGAGTTGAGTGAAAGCTTGGTGCAGTGCTCGTAACAAATGGAGAGGATTGGCAAAGCCATCGTGGGGACAGAAGGAAGCTCCAGAAACCATTGGTCCCAAGGGCAACTTGGGGATCATGCTCTGCAGCTCATCCCGACTGATCATCTCACAGTTATAGGTGCCTGTCAGCGACTGGGTTCGCATCTCTTCGAGGAACTTACTTCGCTTGCTGTATTCTTCCTCTCCCACACAAATTTCGAAGCCTCCAGTTCGATGATAGTACTGGGGAATCCCGGTCTGGTCCTCGAGCTTTTCCGCAAAGGTTGACCACAGTTCTGTGGCTTCCTGGCTCCACTGCGCATAACGTGGCATACCGTGTCCCTTGCCCTGTAACCAGACCAGTCCAAAATTTCCTCGAGAAGCTGTCAACTGAAAATCCTCACGATCCAGCATGACGACTGAGGCTTTTTGCTCTGCCAGTCCATAGGCTACAGCGGCGCCAATCACACCGCCTCCGATTACTACAACATCAGCTTTCATCGTATTCATGGGGATGCTTCTGCTAGTTGATTTGACTGATTGAGTTCTTCCAAACGGACACAGGCAGTCTGGTGGGGATTAC
Encoded proteins:
- a CDS encoding FAD-dependent oxidoreductase; the encoded protein is MNTMKADVVVIGGGVIGAAVAYGLAEQKASVVMLDREDFQLTASRGNFGLVWLQGKGHGMPRYAQWSQEATELWSTFAEKLEDQTGIPQYYHRTGGFEICVGEEEYSKRSKFLEEMRTQSLTGTYNCEMISRDELQSMIPKLPLGPMVSGASFCPHDGFANPLHLLRALHQAFTQLKGQFFPSADVQTIEYNNDGFLIQTNTTRFSTRKLVIASGLATTKLSALVGIKVPVRPQRGQVLVTEKTDHLFPFATGRIRQNADGSFMFGASHEEVGYDLGTTNGVLQDIANHALAVFPTLKNLQLIRSWGSLRVLTPDQKPVYVESQSCPGAFAVTSHSGVSLASIHSSYLVDWILSGQTQPMFEVFDSARFDVPVAA